The Takifugu rubripes chromosome 3, fTakRub1.2, whole genome shotgun sequence genome contains a region encoding:
- the fance gene encoding Fanconi anemia group E protein, giving the protein MELRERLLKLDGQSKLLIRALVSGPFGAHKALTVFHRQQRANPGVSILNLIKTLCRDEVTSETKTQPITIKPLVCLFPTLFKQNLLTFISLVHRLLPQTAVRDLLVCFRKEPHRSPWVSALISQLERNIGVHSEEPLCTPICSQRIKQLSQQFVSPGGTRGWADYFGGFVKGSGTLTNSLEQGAQKKRRSSQISLDSEDETVQQRKRSKMDACRQECVDAAEQNTKEDAPEKLQSVVLSEGTDENIQPATDSESLIDALPQHMKNAVLQIKEVLESETDWDQSSVDVFKVLNECDPIQVEMLCNMLCLSDLPEQTLPKLCSTILAPSNDLSYITATKFIKSLLLKKVLSLSEPASRSLVTAGTSLCSRYPRPMCQAVILPVLEDKNIGNPHSELLNRLIERCLDSHYRLLVLQMTFKIAWNEAVISIIHCTLDSKPDVSEELFTQLTEQLLSQGPQFTKSVKFAKMMLTVLTKYSTSVTATHKQSLHSCLLLNETFLKKSLQAALKRITPP; this is encoded by the exons ATGGAGTTAAGGGAGCGTTTGCTCAAGTTGGACGGACAGTCCAAGCTGCTGATCCGGGCACTCGTTTCTGGACCCTTCGGTGCCCACAAAGCTCTCACGGTGTTTCATAGGCAGCAGCGGGCAAACCCCGGAGTGTCGATCTTAAACTTGATAAAAACACTGTGCCGAGACGAAGTAACGTCTGAGACTAAAACGCAGCCAATAACTAT TAAACCCCTGGTGTGCCTCTTTCCGACATTGTTCAAACAAAATCTGCTCACTTTCATCAGTCTGGTCCATCGGCTCCTTCCTCAGACCGCCGTCCGTGATCTGCTCGTCTGCTTCAGGAAGGAGCCTCACAGGAGCCCCTGGGTGTCTGCTCTGATCAGCCAGCTGGAAAGGAACATAGGTGTCCACAGTGAAGAGCCTCTGTGCACACCCATATGCAGCCAGAGAATAAAGCAACTCTCCCAGCAATTTGTTAGTCCTGGAGGGACCAGAGGATGGGCTGACTATTTTGGTGGTTTTGTCAAAGGTTCTGGGACTCTTACTAATTCATTAGAGCAGGGGGCccaaaagaagaggaggagcagtcAGATCAGTCTGGACTCTGAGGATGAAACAGTACAGCAGCGGAAACGGTCAAAGATGGACGCGTGTCGTCAGGAATGTGTTGATGCTGCAGAACAAAACACGAAAGAAGACGCACCAGAAAAATTGCAAAGCGTTGTTCTGTCAGAGGGAACTGATGAAAACATACAGCCTGCTACAGATTCTGAGAGTCTGATTGATGCGCTGCCACAACACATGAAG AATGCTGTTCTTCAAATAAAAGAAGTACTGGAAAGTGAGACTGAT TGGGACCAGAGCTCTGTTGATGTGTTCAAAGTGCTAAATGAATGTGACCCCATCCAA GTGGAGATGTTGTGCAACATGCTGTGCCTGTCTGACTTACCCGAGCAGACCCTGCCTAAACTCTGCAGCACTATTCTGGCTCCCTCTAATGACCTCAGCTACATCACAGCCACCAAGTTTATCAAGAGCCTGCTGCTAAAAAAG GTCCTGTCTCTGTCAGAACCAGCCTCCAGATCTCTGGTCACTGCTGGAACGTCACTCTGTAGCCGCTATCCACGGCCGATGTGCCAGGCGGTAATCTTGCCAGTACTAGAGGACAAAAATATAG GTAATCCACATTCTGAGCTGCTGAACAGACTGATTGAACGCTGCCTGGACTCTCATTATAGACTGCTCGTACTCCA AATGACATTCAAAATAGCGTGGAATGAAGCAGTAATATCTATTATCCACTGCACTCTTGACTCGAAG CCTGATGTTAGTGAAGAGTTGTTCACACAGCTCACTGAGCAGCTCCTCAGCCAAGGTCCTCAGTTCACAAAGTCTGTGAAGTTTGCAAAAATGATGCTCACGGTGCTCACCAAATACAGCACATCT GTGACAGCTACACATAAACAGTCCCTGCACAGTTGCCTCCTGTTAAATGAGACCTTTCTGAAGAAGTCTCTCCAAGCTGCTTTGAAAAGAATTACACCCCCTTGA